Below is a genomic region from Acetonema longum DSM 6540.
CAGTACCGCAGCCGCCGAATCATGTTTACCGTTAGGGTCCAGGGCAATGACCTTGGTGGCCACAAACTCCATACGGCGAGATGTATTGCCCATCTTGACAATTTTACCGCGTGCTTCGATAAAATCCCCCGCATAGACCGGAGCCTTAAATTCCACGTTATCATAGGCCACAAACAATCCTTCGTCGCCGTCGCTGCGAATTAAAAGCTCGGTAGCCACATCGCCAAATAAATCCAGCATGTGGGACCCGTTAACCAGTCCTCCGGCATAATGGGCATCATGTTCACTCATGCGCAGCCGGATTAAGACTTCTTCCATACCCGACACACTTCTCACTCCTTTATCATACACCGTTATGATTATACCGCCGCTGCGGAATCCCTGAATTTTCCTTCCTGCACCAAAAACGAAGCAACGTGTTCGGCATAGGTGTTTGGGCCGAAACCGGCGTCATAGCCCAATTCCTTGGCTAATTCGTGGGTAATGCGCGGTCCTCCCACCACCAGGGTCAGTTTATCCCTCAGGCCTTCCGCTTCCAGCATATCCGCCAGCTTAGTCAAATTGGTGATATGAATATTTTTCTGGGTGACAACCTGGGAGATCAAAATAGCGTCGGCTCGGATTTCATAGGCTTTGCGGATCACTTCCTCGCAGGAAACCTGCGCCCCCATGTTAACGGCGTTGATTTCATGATAGCTTTCCAGGCCTTTATGCCCGTTGAACCCTTTCATGTTCATAATAGCGTCGATGCCCACGGTATGAGCATCGCTTTCAATGCAGGCCCCCAGGACGTTTAACTTCCGCTTCACATTGTCCTTAATATAATCGTCCACTTCCTGTTTCGATAATACTTTCAGGGCCACATCCGGGGCCACGATCTTGGTTATATCCACTCCCTGACGGCACTTTGCGTAAAGAATAAAGAAGCTGAAGGAATCACTGATGGCCGCGGCATGGACCACTGCCGGCTCGGTCATTCCCATATGCAGGACCAGCTGCCTAGCCGCCTCCTTGGTGGCATTATTCAAAGCCACCGGCAAGGTAAACGACAACTGCACCATGCCGTCGTCCAGGGTATCGCCATAAGGCTTGACATTGGTTAAATCAGTCATGGCTATTTCCTCCTTGCAGCATCAGCGGAATGAAGGGATTCAGATAACCGGGCTCCCGCTGAAAGACTCCTTCCAGACCTTTGCCGCCTTCGGGGGAACGACTGATGTCCGCGAAATAACCCTTGGACAAGGCTTCCATTAAGCCAATCGCGGCAATCTGTTCCAGCAGGCCCACCGTATTGTCCAGAACCTGTTTGGACCGCTGCACAATAAAGCCGTCCGGCCGGAAATCAATTTCATCGGCCATATCCCGCATAGTATTGAATACAT
It encodes:
- a CDS encoding hotdog fold domain-containing protein, producing the protein MEEVLIRLRMSEHDAHYAGGLVNGSHMLDLFGDVATELLIRSDGDEGLFVAYDNVEFKAPVYAGDFIEARGKIVKMGNTSRRMEFVATKVIALDPNGKHDSAAAVLPEPVVVCIASGTCMVPKEKQRGEQRG
- a CDS encoding OAM dimerization domain-containing protein, whose product is MTDLTNVKPYGDTLDDGMVQLSFTLPVALNNATKEAARQLVLHMGMTEPAVVHAAAISDSFSFFILYAKCRQGVDITKIVAPDVALKVLSKQEVDDYIKDNVKRKLNVLGACIESDAHTVGIDAIMNMKGFNGHKGLESYHEINAVNMGAQVSCEEVIRKAYEIRADAILISQVVTQKNIHITNLTKLADMLEAEGLRDKLTLVVGGPRITHELAKELGYDAGFGPNTYAEHVASFLVQEGKFRDSAAAV